Within Candidatus Schekmanbacteria bacterium, the genomic segment TGATGTATGTATGAGGCGGAGTTTCTTTTTTATATTTTTCTTCCCGCAAAATACATACCAACAAGTCCAATTCCAATTAGCATAATAGTTGATGGTTCAGGCACAGGAGGGGTTGACCCGCCCATATTGTGTCCAACATCGAGCCAATCATTATTGCAGTCAGGAGACCATTCCATAATTATGCTCGTATTTTTTCCCGGATTCCCGATTGCCGCCTTTGGAATAATTCCTTCGATAACATAGGTTGCATAACCTCTTTCCACGACACCGGCGTCGTAATAAGCAAAATTTGAAACATCTCCAGTTTTTGTGCCTGTCCCAACATGCATATTGGTTTTCATATAGTGGCCTGAATCAGGGTATCCCATAGGATAACCGGCTCCTCCTTGGTCAAAAGTCCAAGTTGCGTCCTTCCAAATTTCACCCTGATTTGCATCGTCGATAATTTCAATTCCATATTCCCGTAATGGACCATTGCCAATTTTCAAGCGAATATCTCCAGGACCAAAAATTCGTGTAGAAGGATATCCCCACATATCACCCGGAAAGCCGTCTTCTCTCATCGATGTAACAATTGCAAAATAAACATCTGTGGCTGTATCATCTAAATACATTGCTTCAACATCGAATACTTCTGCATTATCCCATCCCGGAGGAGAAGGATGTATTCCTCCTGTATCCCAATTAGCAACGGAATAATCTGCCGAAGCAGGAGTCGGCACCCACGAATTGTCGAAATCTTGTCCACTTACGCTTAGTGTGATCCCGAAATGATCCTGCAAAATAGTTGCATTCGAAAATGAAAAAGAAAAGATAAAGATGCTCATAGTGAAAAAAAGTATAAGAAATTTTCTTTTAT encodes:
- a CDS encoding PEP-CTERM sorting domain-containing protein — encoded protein: MNKRKFLILFFTMSIFIFSFSFSNATILQDHFGITLSVSGQDFDNSWVPTPASADYSVANWDTGGIHPSPPGWDNAEVFDVEAMYLDDTATDVYFAIVTSMREDGFPGDMWGYPSTRIFGPGDIRLKIGNGPLREYGIEIIDDANQGEIWKDATWTFDQGGAGYPMGYPDSGHYMKTNMHVGTGTKTGDVSNFAYYDAGVVERGYATYVIEGIIPKAAIGNPGKNTSIIMEWSPDCNNDWLDVGHNMGGSTPPVPEPSTIMLIGIGLVGMYFAGRKI